From the genome of Jaculus jaculus isolate mJacJac1 chromosome 17, mJacJac1.mat.Y.cur, whole genome shotgun sequence:
attctttccaccacctcttccgcattagaccctgagccttggaaggtagtgatcgagatgttactcagtactccagtcacttctttccagcactatgataccttccgaatcatcccaaggtcactgccatctgaaaagagaagattctctacccaaagtgagagaggtgttaatgtaagggtataaatattaagagaagtgcttactgggcagtttgataagcatggtatatacacttatccagacatcagcagatgttacacccctagggctcatgattacccctgttttaggttttcagtatcagggatgtattccctcccatggagtgggcctccagtccaattggagggcagttggtttccaccatgacagatgtgccactattgcacctgttggctcatttgggctggctggccaattataaaccttgcagtgtccactgttgagtatcttcacttatggtatctctttctcccattgaacgacatgtagaatggcttcttccagctttctgtcagctggtctacatggaggaggttatcagctcagttccagcaggatttctcagtggccttgcagcccaagtatgtggagtcttcagcagtagggtttaccatctattcctggtgggaaacgaagggcctcagcaatggcctataatgttttgggggcatctgggacctccctggccaacaactcactggaggtatctcatccctggcactgaaaatttttctaacaaCTGTCTATGGCTCCTTGGGTGGTCCAttatccaaaaccagaggattccaaatgatttatttgcatcctcttagattttgattagaacctccctccaccattcctttactcagtctcttcccctgacctcaccttaggccttttcacccccattaatctattcttctacttacatatatacaataccaacctattaagtaccctcctcccttcctttctcttcccttttaacttactggcctctgctactgagttttttccttctcacacagaagcccaatcatctgtagctaggatccacatatgagggagaacatgtggtgcttggctttctgggcctgggttacctcacttagtataatcctttccagatccatccatttttctgcaaatttcataacttgaaGCCATCTTTGTTAAGAGTcggggggctgggcgtggtggcacacgcctttaatcccagcactcgggaggcagaggtaggaggatcactgtgagtttgaggccagcctgggactatatagtgaattgcaggccagcctgagctagagtgagagcctacctcaaaaaaccaaaaaaagaaaaaaaaagaatcacggGATATTTCATAATTATACTATACCAATATAGCACAAAATTTAGTCCTAGattcaattaaaaataactttctcAAAGTTTAACTTCAGAACAAAGTCTAACAATGTAACTCGCTAATATGTGTAACAAGCAGCGGTGTCCCATCAAAAGTAATGAAGATATGACGACAACAGATGTTCATGAGGGACCACTGATGGGACCAGCCATGTGTTCACCAGGGACCACTACAGGGACGTACACTGATACTCACCAGGGACCGTTGATGGGACCAGCCATGTGTTGACCGGGGACCACTACAGGGACGTACACTGATGTTCATCAGGGACCACTGATGGGACCAGCCATGTGTTCACCGGGGACCACTACAGGGACGTACACTGATGTTCATCAGGGACCACTGATGGGACCAGCCATGTGTTCACCGGGGACCACTATAGGGACGTACACTGATACTCATCAGGGACCATTGATGGCCCCGGGCACATGTGCATGTCCATCAGGGACCAGTCATGGGCCCCAACACGAGAGACATTGTTTACGCTTCTAACCGGATGGCAGAGAAGGGTATACTAGTTCATTCACAGACCACATGGTTTTTAACTATTccatctttcatttcttttcttctaagaCTTAAATGTCCTGGGTGAAAGATGGCTTCATTGGTCAAGTTATTTCAAGTCTTAGAATTCAAATTGTACTTCTAAATTTTTATCAAcattatgattaaaataaaactttgaacAATAGCCTGTAGAGATTTAACAACCTACATACTTTTATTCCATTATATTTACCTTTCACATTTCCATTTGCTTCTTTATGTAATCATACATGTAGTGGGTTAGTGGATATTTAGGCATTTCATACTTTATAAAACTATGTCTAAAAGAATCTGCATTTCCATTCTTTATCAGAGAAGAAAAAattctgtaataaaattaaagGTACAATAGTCTAGAAACACATTCAGATTAACAGTTCATATAATAGCATATATCTGATTCCTAGAAGGGACTGAAGGGCACTCCTGTCATCCTGGAAGATCAATGACATAATCTGTACAGTTTGAATAAATGTACATTCTGAAGAATGTTGAAAATCTATATGGAATTTGTTAAAGAATGTCTTTGGTTCTGAGAACCGTTGGAAGTTACAGAGTGTGCATGATCAAACCACCAATCAGTCAATCAGTTCTTGTACAGGCAGTTCTGATTATGCTGATCCAAGTAATGCAAGGGCGGCAGGATGGGTACAGGAAAAGTTTTGCTTTTAGCTTCCCCAAATGCTGTGTCACTTGACTTAGGAGGGCTTGGAAATACCCAAGAATTGTCTTCCAGAGAATTTCTGCCGTAAGAGTTGTGTTCCTGAAAGTCTGCGCCATCATTAGGAATGGATCTCTCATTATCTGTCCAGGACTGGAGAATGGCTTTTTCTGATAAAACCTTTATATCTCCTGGTAAAGGGGAagatggagtataacaaatagcTTTCCCATTGGGTGATAAAGGGGGGTGCCTTTTGTACATTGCAGTGAAATTCGTCAAGTGTAATTTCGTGCTGTCTTTCCCAAGGTCTTCCACACATGCTACTGAGGCACAGGCTAAAATAAGAACACAGGCTAAATGTCAGTTTTTATAACGTTTGCAATCATAAAATGTTATACTACTTCACTAATTTGGCTTAATTCTTTAACTGACACTTCTAGTTTACTATGAGCATTTGGGAACTACAACTTGGAGTATCCCTCTGTCTGGAAAGCAGATGCAAGTCCTGTCCTGCCCGGGTCTCAGACCTGTCAACAGATGAAGAACCACACAGCAGAAACTGGCAAGGCAGTCGTTCAAAGACAAGATCTCATCCTTGGCCATAATGTGCCTAGTGAAGCTTTAGACTGTGTGTATCATGGGGTCTTAGAAAGTGGGGACTATAAGGCTTTTGTTTATTGAACTTTTCTCCCAAGGGTCCAAAAGTAAGCTTTCTAAAGAAATTttggccgggcgtagtggcgcatgcctttaaatcccagcactggggaggcagagaggtacaaggattgctgagagttcaaggccacccaggacTACATTTCAgggaagcctgagctagagtgagaccctacctcgaaaaaaaaaaaaatacaaatatatatataagtggaAGAGTCAAAGTTTTAACATGTACTCAAATACTTTTCTGCATAAAGCAAGTTCTATTTCCTATGATACCCATAATAGTTGGTGTAAATTCTGCTGTGGTCACAGTATAGGCCGAACAAAACAGTTGTTTCCTACACATGCAGTAGCTAACAACAGACTGCTCCCCAGAGCTGTTATTTTGCTACAGCAGCACAGCAGTAGTATGGGCATCTCCTTCACACCTCTAAACCAGTTACAAGATGGAAATCTGAATTTTTCTTAGTCTAAGGACGAGCCAGTCTTTAGTCCATGTGTCTTTAGAAGAAACCAACAAGCACATGGTAAAAAGTAAGTGCTGATTGGGAGGAGGGCTGGTTGGGGATTATTGAAAGTAACAATGTCAGCTTTTGGACAAAGGCAACTTGCAGTTTAGGGAGAATGGTGATCTATGGTTTTAACTGTCTATGCAGAACAGTGAGCAAAGGCATCAGAAGCTTATGTTATCGCCCGTTAAAAAGCAATACAAAGATAACCCACTTCTAAGATAATTCTTTGGAACATACTATATATTACAATGTAAAAAGACACTGAAATCTTGCTCCAAGATTGCCAAATCACTAAAGAGAAGTCTTATCTCTACCACCCGTGTCTGTATCTTCATGGGTAACTCAAGGTCAGGGTGAGACAAACATGAAGCTATGCTTGCTGACCACCATGTTACTCTGCACAATTCCCGACTACTCCCCAGAAGTTAAAAAGAATTCTGAATTTTTCTCAACGTGTGATATTCTCCATTCCCAACAAATATTCCTGAGAAAGACTATTTATAAAACTATGCCCTCATGTTCCCTTAAGGGAGTTTGAGGTGCAAACAACAATTTTAAATTAGGTGATGATTATCTTGTAGAGTCATTCTTTAAAAATCAAACCATAAGGCATTCATGTTTGAAGTCCACCACAGTTTAGACCTAAGCCTATTCTGTGTAACACTAGGTACAAATGCATTGGTTATCGTCTATGGTATAGAAAGAGCTTTGGCAAAGCAGCAACTACTAGTTCACCCAACTCAGAACAACGCCAGGTCTTTGGTGCCTCTAGTGCTTGGGGTTTTGTTTGAAATGTCTGAAGCGGCAGTGGTGACAGGTCAGCCAGAGCAGCCACACCTTGGCagtgcacacaggcacacaggggCGAGGAAACcatgaggggaagggaagacGGAGCTGGAGCAAGCCCACCAGCAACACCCCATGGGTGAAGCCGTGAACACACTAACACAGGACTTGCAGTCTGCTTATCAAACTTGTATGAGGAGATTTTGATAAGACACAATAGCTGGCTGCTCTTCAAGTGGTTTTGCTGGAATCCCTGGTTTCTGCAAACTGTGACTTGCCTTTCTTGATGGCAGCCGGGGTTTTCAGTTTCTTTAGTAGTTCAGCTTGTACTTGAGTCACCAGATGTAAATTGGACATCTCTCTCTTGAGTTCCCAGTACGCATGTTCCACACTATCACTGGAACAGGATTTTTACAGGAAGTTAATATCCTTTCTATGAACAAAGGGAACAACGATGAAGTACGAACAAGCAAGTTTATGTTTCTATTCCTACTAGCTGTGCAGTAACAACTCTAAGACATCTAATTAGAATGTTGTGAGAGAAAACGAATCACATTATCCCGATCTGCAGAAGTACGTACTATACTAAATATggattataataaaagaaataccCTAACAGTTTCTCACTGAGATCTTTGAACAGCTTCTACTGTGCGCAGTGCTGTCAGTGTAGTTAGTAAGTAGAAGGAGCATGCTCTTCCCCTGCAATGCTGATGGCGAGTAAAAGCATCCAGTCCTGTGTGGGCTTTGTCCCTGTCTCTCGATTGTTCTCACACTGTGAAATGATGGGTCAACTGCTTAGTCTGTGCCCAAGACCACATTATAATAAATTTGGGTTTCATGCATTGCATTCTTCATGTCTGACTGGGCTGTCTCACACTGTTGGTCCTAAATCAATGTGACCTGACAGCACCAGACATGCAAATCTCGTGAGGAAAAAGAAGCTAGAGGGATGTTATATGGGAGAAGTAAGACTTCAGAATGCTCTCAGATTTTCACATTTGAAGTCTTTCACCTCAATATCTGGGGAATTAACGggttaatttttcaaatttttattattttcattaaacaTTCTAATGTTCATGAATTTTACTTAGGTTCTTAATTGCTAACTAAATGAATTGCTATATAAAGCTACATGACAGAGTAAATATCAAATCACTGATCTCACAGTCCTAAGACCATTACTGCCTGTTAGAGAATTAGTGGAGCAGTAGTCAAACTAAACCTGCCACTTCACACTTCATTGTTTGTCTAGCCATAAACAATGTCAAAGGGATAACCTTGCAATCTAAACTTAGCATCCTAATTATAGAAGCAGGAGACACTGAAGGTTAAATTCCATCATCCTATTCTATTGAGAGTGAATAGCTTTCAATACATGCAGCACGAGAAGTTTTACATtgctttgggggggaaaaaaacagtaCTAGTCTGCTATAagcatttttttaacctttagtGTACTGAAAATCACGGGCTTTTTAGCAAGTTGTTGATAAGTGTGAAATAATTACTTCACAAAAATTAGTTAACCTCCTTGACTTAACCAGTAAACATCTGAGATACTTTTTACAATGAATGTTTCACACAAGTTTGTGTTCAGTATGAGAAGAATTATTGGTTTCTTGGTGTAATTCTGGGCATTTACTATGCTTTCTGAAGAGTTACAGAACAGACTGTGAATACTGTATGTGTGAATCCAGGAAGACAATcatgatataaataaaataattggaaaTTGGATAATGATTGGCGTGAGACTGCAAAGAAAATACCCACTACAGTGTTTGGGTACTGAAATACCCAAGCACAGCTAATCATCAAAATAGCAAGatatataaaacagaaacaattaTATTATAAAGGTGTTAGTATTTCACAATTcaatgaacactttaaaaattagtttaagaTGGAAACTAGGTCACCAAGTTTACACACATTTAGTCTTTTGTCCTTAATGTCATCAGCACTGaaaactagatttaaaaaaagattattacgAAGTATAAACTCTCCCTCTTGTGGACAACTAAGTAACCACAGTTTGTGTTACCTACAGTTAAAGTGCTGTTCTTCAAAGTGTGTAAAAAATTATTACATAAAATGTTTAAGTGATTATTTAAGATGTAAAAGCAAGTTATCTTTCAAAAATTTAGCAGAGTT
Proteins encoded in this window:
- the Azi2 gene encoding 5-azacytidine-induced protein 2 isoform X2; protein product: MNKDNSESLKVLNEQLQSKEVELLQLRTEVETQQVMRNLNPPSSNWEVEKLSCDLKIHGLEQELELTRKECNDLKMELQKARQMSPSQEDSVQSRDLQRLSISSDSVEHAYWELKREMSNLHLVTQVQAELLKKLKTPAAIKKACASVACVEDLGKDSTKLHLTNFTAMYKRHPPLSPNGKAICYTPSSPLPGDIKVLSEKAILQSWTDNERSIPNDGADFQEHNSYGRNSLEDNSWVFPSPPKSSDTAFGEAKSKTFPVPILPPLHYLDQHNQNCLYKN